From a single Lactococcus carnosus genomic region:
- a CDS encoding NAD(P)/FAD-dependent oxidoreductase, whose product MLRITQIKLSIQDDIAAVKAQVAKKLKIKPVDILSFRIYKESIDARKRGEINFIYTVDIRVADESRFLTDKFKNVAMTPDLTYKNPQMGTTKLAHRPVVIGFGPAGMYAALLLAQMGYRPLVLERGEAVDERVKSIDDFWEAGKLNPHSNVQFGEGGAGTFSDGKLTSRVKDLRGRKVLSEFVNAGAPEEILYKAHPHVGTDLLRDIVKNIRKEIISLGGEVRFNTQVNHVEIDDNKLEGLTLTSGEFIQAQQAILAIGHSARDTFGELYRDGVKMTAKPFAVGVRVEHPQTVIDKAQYKEFSGHPRLGAAEYRLTHKAKNGRGVYTFCMCPGGLVVASASEVGHLVTNGMSEHARDQHNANSGLLVQVFPEDFGSEHPLAGIDFQRALEKKAFELGGRTYQAPAQLVGDFLKGQPSTAMGSVTPSYSLGVVPTDLTALFPDYISDALKDALIGLDKKMHGFAMSDAVMTGVESRSSSPLRINRDEANFQSESTTGIYPSGEGAGFAGGIVSAAIDGLKCAEALISQFAPAEG is encoded by the coding sequence ATGCTTAGAATTACACAAATCAAATTATCTATCCAGGATGACATAGCCGCTGTTAAAGCGCAAGTTGCTAAAAAACTCAAAATTAAGCCTGTTGATATCCTTTCTTTCAGGATTTACAAAGAATCTATTGATGCCAGAAAACGTGGTGAAATTAACTTTATCTACACGGTAGATATTCGTGTGGCAGATGAAAGTCGTTTTTTAACGGATAAATTTAAAAATGTAGCCATGACACCAGATCTAACCTATAAAAATCCTCAGATGGGCACGACGAAACTAGCGCATAGACCTGTTGTGATTGGTTTTGGTCCAGCAGGCATGTACGCTGCACTCCTGCTCGCTCAGATGGGCTACAGACCACTTGTTCTAGAGCGTGGTGAAGCTGTCGATGAACGTGTGAAGTCAATCGATGACTTCTGGGAAGCAGGCAAATTAAATCCTCACTCAAACGTCCAGTTTGGAGAAGGCGGTGCAGGGACCTTTTCAGATGGTAAATTGACCAGCCGTGTTAAGGATTTACGAGGGAGAAAAGTCCTGTCAGAGTTTGTTAATGCAGGCGCACCTGAGGAAATCCTTTATAAAGCGCACCCCCATGTTGGGACAGACTTACTGCGTGATATCGTTAAAAATATCCGAAAAGAAATTATCTCACTGGGTGGTGAGGTCAGATTTAATACCCAAGTCAACCATGTTGAAATTGATGATAACAAACTGGAAGGGCTGACATTGACTTCTGGTGAGTTTATTCAGGCACAACAGGCCATTTTAGCGATTGGTCATAGTGCGAGAGATACCTTTGGTGAGCTCTATCGTGATGGGGTCAAGATGACAGCAAAACCATTCGCTGTAGGTGTCCGAGTGGAACATCCTCAGACAGTCATCGATAAGGCGCAGTATAAGGAATTTTCAGGTCATCCAAGATTAGGTGCAGCAGAGTATCGCTTGACCCATAAAGCTAAAAACGGTCGAGGTGTGTATACATTTTGTATGTGCCCAGGAGGGCTTGTCGTTGCCTCTGCTTCAGAAGTTGGTCATCTCGTCACAAACGGCATGAGTGAGCATGCCAGAGACCAACATAACGCTAACAGTGGCCTTTTGGTACAAGTCTTTCCTGAAGACTTTGGGAGTGAGCATCCATTGGCAGGTATCGACTTCCAAAGAGCGCTTGAAAAGAAAGCCTTTGAACTTGGTGGGCGTACTTATCAGGCGCCAGCACAGTTAGTCGGCGATTTTCTAAAGGGACAACCGTCAACGGCAATGGGCAGTGTTACACCTAGCTATTCTTTAGGGGTCGTGCCAACTGATCTGACAGCCCTATTTCCAGACTATATCTCAGATGCGCTTAAAGACGCACTGATAGGCCTGGATAAAAAAATGCATGGCTTTGCCATGTCTGATGCCGTCATGACTGGCGTGGAATCACGCTCATCTTCACCCCTTAGAATTAATCGGGATGAAGCAAACTTCCAGTCAGAGTCCACAACAGGCATCTACCCAAGTGGCGAAGGTGCAGGATTCGCAGGTGGCATCGTCTCAGCAGCCATCGATGGCCTCAAATGTGCCGAAGCCTTAATCAGTCAGTTTGCTCCTGCCGAAGGGTGA
- a CDS encoding acetyl-CoA carboxylase carboxyl transferase subunit alpha — MPDSANRIVQLARSQDRLTTRDYAKKVFDDFIEFHGDRNFRDDGAIIGGIASLAGRPVTIVGIQKGKSLQDNLDRNFGQPHPEGYRKALRLMKQAEKFGRPVITFINTAGAFPGSGAEERGQGEAIARNLFEMSDLKVPVIAIINGEGGSGGALALAVADRVWMLENTMYSILSPEGFATILWKDSSRAPEAAELLKITSKDLLANGVIDKIIPEEDTIALLKAALITELDALTSMTTEDLVEARYQRFRKY, encoded by the coding sequence ATGCCTGATAGTGCAAATAGAATTGTGCAACTCGCAAGAAGTCAAGACCGGTTGACAACACGTGACTATGCTAAAAAAGTCTTTGATGACTTTATCGAATTTCATGGGGATCGTAACTTCAGAGATGACGGCGCCATCATCGGTGGGATTGCTAGTCTTGCTGGTCGTCCTGTGACGATTGTTGGGATTCAAAAAGGCAAAAGTCTACAAGATAATCTGGATCGTAATTTTGGTCAACCTCATCCTGAAGGCTACCGTAAGGCACTACGCTTAATGAAGCAAGCTGAAAAATTTGGTAGACCCGTTATCACCTTTATCAATACAGCTGGTGCCTTTCCAGGTTCTGGCGCTGAAGAGCGTGGTCAGGGTGAAGCAATCGCAAGAAATCTGTTCGAGATGAGTGACTTAAAAGTACCCGTTATCGCCATTATAAATGGTGAGGGTGGGTCTGGTGGTGCACTTGCCTTGGCAGTAGCTGACCGTGTTTGGATGCTAGAAAATACCATGTACAGCATCTTATCACCAGAAGGCTTCGCAACGATTCTTTGGAAGGATTCCTCACGCGCACCTGAAGCAGCTGAGTTATTGAAGATAACATCAAAAGACTTACTAGCAAATGGTGTCATCGATAAGATTATTCCAGAGGAAGATACGATTGCCTTACTAAAAGCTGCCCTGATTACTGAACTTGACGCGCTAACAAGTATGACGACAGAAGATCTAGTCGAAGCACGTTACCAACGGTTTAGAAAATATTAA
- the accD gene encoding acetyl-CoA carboxylase, carboxyltransferase subunit beta: MALFNKKSKYIRINPNRSRSGDKSTLPEVPDELFAKCPSCKHTIYSKDLGVEKVCPFCAYNFRISAMDRLSLVADADTFTEFFTGIDSEDPLNFPGYLDKLAATKAKTGLDEAVLTGVATIKGQKTALAIMDSSFIMASMGTVVGEKITRLFEYATDEKLPVVIFTASGGARMQEGIMSLMQMAKISAAVKRHSNTGLLYLTILTDPTTGGVTASFAMLGDIILAEPQTMIGFAGRRVIEQTVREDLPEDFQKAEFLKAHGFIDKIIKRMDLPAVIGQILKLHSQDNKGGHENA; encoded by the coding sequence ATGGCTTTATTTAATAAAAAAAGTAAATATATTCGCATCAATCCAAATCGATCGAGAAGTGGTGATAAAAGTACGCTACCAGAAGTACCAGATGAGCTTTTTGCCAAATGTCCCAGTTGTAAGCATACGATTTATAGCAAGGATTTGGGTGTAGAAAAAGTTTGTCCTTTCTGTGCCTATAATTTCAGAATTTCAGCTATGGATCGGCTTAGCCTTGTTGCAGATGCTGATACGTTTACAGAATTTTTCACTGGGATTGACTCAGAAGATCCATTAAACTTTCCGGGTTATCTTGACAAATTAGCTGCTACCAAGGCTAAAACAGGGCTTGATGAGGCTGTTTTAACAGGCGTTGCGACGATTAAAGGTCAAAAAACAGCACTTGCCATCATGGATTCTAGCTTTATCATGGCATCTATGGGAACAGTTGTTGGTGAAAAAATCACGAGATTGTTTGAGTATGCGACTGACGAAAAACTTCCAGTAGTCATCTTCACGGCATCAGGTGGTGCCAGGATGCAAGAAGGCATTATGAGTTTGATGCAGATGGCTAAGATATCAGCCGCAGTAAAACGCCATAGCAATACTGGCTTGTTGTACCTGACCATCTTGACTGACCCAACGACTGGTGGTGTTACAGCATCATTTGCCATGCTAGGAGATATTATACTAGCTGAACCACAAACCATGATTGGGTTTGCTGGGCGCCGGGTGATTGAGCAAACAGTACGGGAAGATTTACCTGAAGACTTCCAAAAAGCAGAATTTTTGAAGGCGCATGGGTTTATCGATAAAATCATCAAGCGTATGGATTTGCCAGCTGTTATTGGTCAGATTTTGAAACTCCATAGTCAAGATAACAAAGGGGGACATGAAAATGCCTGA